From Cytophagales bacterium, the proteins below share one genomic window:
- a CDS encoding L-serine ammonia-lyase, iron-sulfur-dependent, subunit alpha, with product MAISSIFNDVIGPVMRGPSSSHSAAACRIGLLLNDLMSGEITRVEIDYDPNGSLVTTHESQGTDMGLYGGLMGWQADDPRMMHYQGHVAQSGIDIQVNYVSYGATHPNNYRIRISNSKISHKINAISTGGGMMEIQEIDGSNLSICGDFHELLIFSPNPSQLMKSIPDNDQSEPFLHKTFVQIRQSIPFSTAEVQYFEALTDVHQVCYLKPVLPTLSRKDLKVPFITCKEMLEIGERENLELWELALEYESARGNATKEEVFQQMRNIAQIMQAGIAEGLKGKAYEDRILPAQSPGFKDKMEANQLLDGGMLNTIVLFTTAMMEVKSSMGVFVAAPTAGSCGALPGAILGAAEHQNASEEAVAKALLAAGIMGVFISEHATFAAEVAGCQAETGAGGSMAAAGLVSLMNGSLHQAVAAASLALQNALGIVCDPIGNRVEAPCLGKNVMAASNALSCANMALANYEYLIPYDEVVQSMKEVGDMMAHELSCTGLGGLATTPTGQAILKKLQGKAQYC from the coding sequence ATGGCCATTTCCAGTATTTTCAATGATGTGATCGGACCAGTTATGCGCGGCCCATCAAGCTCACACAGTGCCGCAGCCTGCCGCATAGGTCTCCTACTCAACGACTTGATGTCAGGGGAAATCACTAGAGTAGAAATTGATTATGATCCGAATGGGTCACTGGTTACAACCCACGAAAGCCAGGGCACGGATATGGGCTTGTACGGTGGGCTGATGGGCTGGCAAGCTGATGATCCTCGGATGATGCATTATCAGGGGCATGTTGCACAATCCGGAATTGACATTCAGGTTAATTACGTTAGTTACGGTGCCACGCATCCCAACAATTACCGGATCAGGATCAGTAATAGCAAAATCAGTCACAAAATCAACGCGATCAGCACCGGTGGTGGCATGATGGAAATCCAGGAGATCGACGGTTCCAATCTCAGTATCTGCGGAGATTTCCATGAACTACTGATATTCAGTCCCAATCCTTCTCAATTGATGAAGTCCATACCGGATAACGATCAATCAGAACCCTTTCTACACAAGACCTTTGTGCAAATCAGGCAATCAATTCCCTTTTCAACGGCTGAGGTCCAGTATTTTGAGGCGCTTACGGATGTACATCAGGTATGTTATTTAAAACCTGTCCTCCCTACCCTATCTCGAAAAGACTTAAAAGTTCCCTTCATCACCTGCAAAGAAATGCTGGAAATAGGCGAACGTGAAAACCTGGAATTATGGGAATTGGCATTAGAATACGAAAGCGCACGAGGCAATGCCACTAAAGAAGAGGTCTTTCAACAAATGCGTAACATCGCTCAAATCATGCAAGCGGGAATAGCAGAAGGTTTGAAAGGCAAGGCCTATGAAGATCGCATTTTGCCGGCGCAATCACCAGGTTTTAAAGATAAAATGGAAGCCAATCAACTGCTCGATGGAGGCATGCTCAACACCATCGTCCTTTTTACCACAGCCATGATGGAAGTCAAGAGTTCCATGGGTGTCTTTGTGGCTGCACCTACTGCGGGTTCGTGCGGTGCCTTGCCGGGTGCTATCCTGGGAGCTGCCGAACACCAGAATGCCTCCGAAGAGGCAGTGGCCAAAGCCCTTCTGGCCGCTGGGATCATGGGCGTTTTCATTTCAGAACATGCCACGTTTGCGGCAGAAGTAGCCGGATGTCAGGCAGAAACTGGCGCAGGTGGCTCCATGGCTGCTGCGGGTTTGGTTAGCCTGATGAATGGCTCTTTACATCAAGCAGTAGCTGCGGCTTCTCTGGCGCTTCAAAACGCACTAGGCATTGTCTGCGATCCGATAGGCAATCGTGTAGAAGCGCCATGTTTAGGAAAAAATGTGATGGCTGCTTCTAATGCCCTGTCCTGTGCCAATATGGCACTAGCCAATTATGAATATTTGATCCCCTACGATGAGGTCGTTCAAAGCATGAAAGAAGTAGGTGATATGATGGCCCATGAATTGAGTTGTACCGGGCTTGGTGGATTGGCAACTACTCCGACTGGTCAGGCAATTCTGAAAAAGCTACAAGGTAAAGCGCAGTATTGTTAA
- a CDS encoding S41 family peptidase yields the protein MLQNNSAACTSLQQLQTDKTSLKTLISLTFITMLSCSTAQDHNSVDLTEKYANGSGILLNPVKDQQLKDLVLLGKVWGFLKYYHPEVAKGTFNWDYELFQILSAFQETQQKDHNALLIAWLDKLGEVTNCATCRELDPEAYLHPDHSWINELDNEVSKRLQVILKSEPPSTHHYVSFPSRGGNPNLTNELSYEHMPYPDEGYRLLSLFRYWNIIEYFSPYKYLTHKNWDDVLEEYITVFLGAKDELAYELSIMKFMTEIGDSHGWTIEGDERYVEWLGRYVPPIHVRFVEGQLVVTDFYKDEFKATIDLSLGTVITHINGRLVADIVKEKMPYYPASNKGALMRDMAPDMLKSNDKEITLTIKEDSGNSRKLKLQLFEKGKFKRYGSYPPVEGPSYRWLEDSIGYVTLQNITEDDVWELRKTFKEAKGIIVDIRNYPSTYVGFDLGAFFIKKTRTFSKFTSGSVSIPGQFTFTDPTKLYYTTQPYKKGKVVVLVNEFTQSMAEYTTMAFKAGHNTTIMGNNTAGADGNVSKFFLPGGVKLLYSGIGVYYPDGTPTQRIGIVPDIVVRPTIQGIREGRDEELEAAIQFLQKE from the coding sequence ATGCTGCAAAATAATTCAGCCGCATGCACGTCTTTACAACAATTACAAACCGACAAAACATCCTTGAAAACCCTGATCAGCCTTACATTCATAACAATGCTGTCTTGTAGTACAGCACAAGATCATAACTCAGTAGACTTAACTGAAAAATATGCTAACGGATCTGGGATCTTACTTAACCCTGTTAAAGATCAGCAACTGAAAGATTTAGTACTTCTTGGAAAGGTCTGGGGTTTCTTAAAATACTACCACCCCGAAGTAGCAAAAGGTACGTTCAATTGGGATTATGAATTATTTCAGATCCTTTCAGCTTTTCAAGAGACGCAACAGAAGGACCACAATGCACTGTTAATAGCTTGGCTGGATAAACTGGGAGAGGTAACGAATTGTGCTACTTGTCGTGAACTCGATCCTGAGGCTTATCTCCATCCGGACCATTCATGGATCAATGAGTTGGATAATGAAGTTTCTAAAAGGTTGCAGGTGATATTGAAGTCTGAGCCACCATCAACCCATCATTATGTTAGTTTTCCATCAAGAGGCGGCAATCCAAACTTGACCAATGAGTTATCCTATGAACACATGCCCTATCCGGATGAAGGTTACCGACTATTAAGTCTCTTTCGTTACTGGAACATCATCGAATATTTTTCTCCTTATAAGTATTTAACGCATAAAAATTGGGATGATGTACTGGAGGAATACATCACTGTTTTTTTAGGAGCGAAAGATGAGCTGGCTTACGAACTATCGATCATGAAATTTATGACGGAAATTGGGGATAGTCACGGGTGGACCATTGAAGGCGATGAAAGATATGTAGAGTGGCTCGGACGATATGTGCCACCAATCCATGTCCGTTTTGTTGAAGGGCAATTAGTTGTGACGGATTTCTACAAAGACGAATTTAAAGCCACAATTGATTTGTCGTTAGGAACAGTAATCACTCACATCAATGGTCGTTTGGTGGCTGATATTGTTAAGGAAAAAATGCCTTATTATCCAGCATCCAATAAAGGAGCGCTGATGCGGGATATGGCCCCAGACATGTTGAAGTCAAATGATAAAGAGATCACCCTTACGATCAAGGAGGATTCTGGGAATTCACGCAAACTGAAGTTGCAGCTATTTGAAAAAGGAAAGTTCAAACGGTACGGATCTTACCCTCCTGTAGAAGGGCCATCTTATCGTTGGCTGGAGGATAGCATTGGTTATGTCACCTTGCAAAACATCACGGAGGATGATGTTTGGGAGCTTCGAAAAACATTCAAAGAAGCGAAGGGGATCATTGTGGATATTCGTAATTACCCCTCGACATATGTTGGATTTGATCTAGGCGCATTTTTCATTAAAAAGACAAGGACATTTTCCAAATTTACCAGTGGAAGCGTGTCGATTCCGGGACAGTTTACATTCACTGATCCAACTAAATTGTACTACACCACGCAACCTTATAAAAAAGGAAAAGTCGTGGTGTTAGTGAATGAATTTACTCAAAGCATGGCAGAGTATACTACCATGGCTTTCAAAGCAGGCCATAATACGACTATTATGGGGAATAATACAGCTGGAGCTGATGGAAATGTGTCCAAATTCTTTCTGCCCGGAGGGGTCAAATTACTGTATAGTGGTATCGGGGTTTACTACCCTGATGGAACACCAACTCAACGAATTGGTATAGTACCGGATATAGTAGTAAGGCCTACAATTCAGGGAATTCGGGAAGGAAGAGATGAAGAATTGGAAGCGGCTATTCAATTCCTTCAAAAAGAATAG
- a CDS encoding PadR family transcriptional regulator: MKGTNLGEFEELVLLTVGILYDNAYSVAIQKELIEQTKRHITISSVHAAVYRLEEKGLLDSRMGEQSQTRGGKRKRLFTISRTGKVALDKANELRNSMRNQIPEIAFKNLG, from the coding sequence ATGAAAGGCACGAATCTGGGGGAATTTGAAGAGCTCGTTTTGCTGACAGTGGGCATCCTTTACGATAATGCCTATAGCGTAGCCATTCAAAAGGAATTGATCGAGCAAACCAAAAGGCACATCACCATCAGTTCCGTGCATGCGGCTGTCTATCGGTTGGAGGAAAAAGGACTGCTGGATTCGAGGATGGGAGAGCAGAGCCAGACCAGAGGAGGGAAGCGAAAGCGATTGTTTACCATCTCTAGGACTGGTAAAGTAGCCCTTGACAAGGCAAACGAATTGCGCAATAGCATGAGAAATCAAATTCCGGAAATCGCTTTTAAGAACCTCGGATGA
- a CDS encoding ABC transporter permease, with amino-acid sequence MMPQTPPKLPLHFLRWFCTEERLEEVEGDLFEVWWEQLEASNQSKANWLYWWLVFRSLRRFALKRNKTQYKSGFIMFFIHHLKVTNRNLRKHKVTTSINVLGLAIGISAFIAIINVVNYERSFDHHIPDGDRIYRIHTRFTGIFNGQNRGVSTALVPYLRENESDFETITAFYTRRFEGAPAAIDGQSVEKYEGIKSIFADSMFFKVFRQYEWLHGDQETALDEPYQVVLTQEQANKYFGDKPLEQVIGQQMTYQDSLTTTVSGIVKPFLGNSDFIFTDVISMSTARVSWIKDSYQIGWSGTSSNSQAWVKMPEPVTDLDSAQFLKAANAHVAELEKDESYYKHFHLQPLSELHFWGDIGIFDFSDRSPADKQTLLILSLVSLAVLLIAVFNFINLESAQVSSKSREAGVRKVIGGNTGLLLQRFLTESLVVTFMAVLLSIPLAYFGLIYFENFLPNPIPLNWEDPYFWLLLGIIFLVVGILSGLYPAILLSSVKTSNALKASSYNAQGKHGLPFFRRMFISFQFAFSQLLLICTIAASLQLSFMLKKDMGFEQEDILFLETPWGEPKNKQEILINYLESDAKIAQVQFQEGPPAGGGGYSTDILTYVTDEAKYEIEVERKAAAPGYLDFYGIPLLAGELWTSEDREDQLVVSEAFVRKMGLKHPADAVGESLKGWQDKSFTIVGVMQDFHTRSLRTEILPVMYVPLNGWESSVAMKIKTSEMKEAIEQISSHWSKVYPDDPAEVKFLDESIGKYYEAEQQTSRLSGFTTIIAILISSLGLFGLVSLTIVHRTKEVGIRKVLGASVLQIGILITSEFLIMTLIAFCLAVPVAYYAIDYWMDSFAYRIDISWWVYAVGGIASLIVALIAISSKVYRSTQTNPVEALRYE; translated from the coding sequence ATGATGCCGCAGACCCCACCAAAGCTTCCATTGCATTTTTTGCGCTGGTTTTGCACCGAAGAACGATTGGAAGAGGTGGAGGGAGACTTGTTTGAGGTCTGGTGGGAACAACTCGAGGCTTCCAATCAATCAAAGGCCAACTGGCTTTACTGGTGGCTGGTATTTCGGAGTTTACGGCGCTTTGCTTTGAAAAGGAATAAAACTCAATATAAATCAGGCTTCATTATGTTCTTTATACATCATCTCAAGGTCACTAATCGGAATTTGAGGAAACACAAGGTTACTACAAGTATCAATGTGCTGGGACTGGCCATTGGAATCAGTGCATTTATCGCCATCATAAATGTGGTGAATTATGAACGCAGTTTTGATCATCACATACCTGACGGGGATCGTATCTATCGTATTCACACCCGGTTTACTGGTATCTTCAATGGTCAAAACCGAGGTGTTAGTACGGCATTGGTACCGTATCTCAGAGAAAATGAATCAGATTTTGAAACAATAACGGCTTTTTATACAAGACGATTTGAAGGAGCTCCTGCAGCTATTGATGGCCAATCCGTCGAAAAGTATGAAGGCATCAAATCGATATTTGCTGATTCGATGTTTTTCAAAGTTTTTAGGCAATATGAATGGCTTCATGGGGACCAGGAAACGGCCCTGGATGAACCATATCAAGTGGTTTTGACCCAAGAGCAAGCAAATAAATACTTTGGAGACAAGCCATTGGAGCAAGTAATAGGACAGCAAATGACTTATCAGGATTCCCTGACGACTACTGTTTCGGGAATTGTTAAACCATTTTTAGGGAACAGCGATTTTATCTTTACAGATGTTATCTCCATGTCTACCGCAAGAGTCTCATGGATCAAGGACAGCTATCAGATCGGTTGGAGTGGTACCAGTAGCAATTCCCAGGCCTGGGTGAAAATGCCGGAGCCAGTTACCGACCTGGACAGTGCACAGTTCCTAAAGGCTGCCAATGCGCATGTTGCCGAGTTAGAAAAGGATGAGTCCTATTATAAGCATTTCCATTTGCAGCCGCTCTCCGAACTTCATTTTTGGGGAGATATCGGAATCTTCGATTTCAGCGATCGCTCTCCCGCGGATAAACAGACCTTATTGATCCTTTCTTTGGTATCACTGGCAGTGCTGTTAATTGCGGTGTTCAACTTCATAAATCTCGAATCAGCGCAGGTTTCATCGAAATCAAGGGAGGCAGGAGTGAGGAAGGTGATCGGCGGCAACACTGGGCTGCTGTTGCAGCGTTTTTTAACAGAAAGTCTGGTGGTCACTTTTATGGCAGTTCTGCTGTCGATTCCGCTGGCATATTTTGGTTTGATCTATTTCGAAAACTTTCTGCCCAATCCCATTCCGTTGAACTGGGAAGACCCGTACTTCTGGTTACTGTTAGGAATCATCTTTTTGGTGGTGGGGATCCTTTCCGGTTTGTATCCGGCCATTTTACTTTCGTCGGTGAAAACGTCTAATGCTTTAAAAGCTTCATCCTACAATGCTCAGGGTAAACATGGTCTCCCATTCTTTCGGCGCATGTTCATTTCCTTTCAGTTTGCATTTTCGCAGCTACTCCTCATCTGCACCATTGCAGCTTCCTTGCAGTTGAGTTTTATGTTGAAGAAAGACATGGGTTTCGAACAAGAAGATATTTTGTTTTTAGAGACACCATGGGGAGAGCCTAAGAACAAACAGGAAATCCTGATCAATTACCTGGAGTCTGATGCTAAGATTGCGCAAGTACAGTTTCAAGAGGGACCACCGGCAGGAGGGGGAGGTTATAGCACCGACATACTGACCTACGTTACTGACGAAGCAAAGTATGAAATAGAAGTGGAACGGAAAGCAGCAGCTCCTGGCTATCTGGATTTTTATGGAATCCCATTGCTGGCCGGAGAGCTCTGGACATCTGAAGACCGTGAAGATCAATTGGTGGTTAGTGAGGCATTTGTGAGGAAAATGGGTTTGAAGCACCCGGCAGATGCGGTAGGCGAGTCACTGAAAGGCTGGCAAGATAAGTCTTTTACTATCGTAGGCGTCATGCAGGATTTCCATACACGTTCCTTACGCACCGAAATCCTGCCTGTCATGTACGTGCCACTTAATGGCTGGGAAAGTTCTGTTGCCATGAAGATTAAAACCAGTGAAATGAAGGAGGCAATAGAACAAATCTCAAGTCATTGGTCAAAAGTATACCCTGATGACCCAGCAGAAGTCAAATTTCTTGATGAAAGCATCGGAAAGTACTATGAAGCTGAACAACAAACCTCCAGACTGTCGGGATTCACAACAATTATTGCCATTCTTATTTCTAGTTTGGGACTTTTCGGTTTGGTCTCGTTGACGATTGTTCATCGGACCAAAGAAGTGGGCATCAGGAAAGTATTAGGTGCTTCAGTGCTGCAAATTGGCATTTTGATCACCAGCGAATTTTTGATCATGACCTTGATCGCATTTTGTTTGGCTGTACCGGTAGCATATTACGCCATCGATTATTGGATGGATTCTTTTGCTTACCGGATTGATATCTCCTGGTGGGTTTATGCCGTAGGAGGGATTGCCTCACTAATCGTCGCCCTAATCGCCATCAGTTCCAAGGTCTATCGGTCTACTCAGACCAATCCCGTGGAAGCCTTGCGATATGAGTAG
- a CDS encoding ABC transporter ATP-binding protein has translation MIKLVNLDKYVDSKYQRVFILKNINLEIKEGEFVSIMGPSGSGKSTLLNLIGMLDRPSAGEYYFLDEPVHKFNERKTSKIHKEHIGFIFQAYHLIDELNVYENIETPLLYRGVKKKERASMVAEMLDRFQMVAKKDLFPEQLSGGQQQLVGIARAIIGKPKLLLADEPTGNLHSEQGEEIMRIFTELNKEGMSIIQVTHSEKNAEFGSRTIRLEDGTVTS, from the coding sequence ATGATCAAGCTGGTTAATCTCGACAAGTATGTCGATTCAAAGTACCAAAGGGTATTTATTCTTAAAAATATCAATCTGGAAATCAAGGAAGGAGAGTTCGTAAGTATCATGGGCCCCAGTGGTTCAGGTAAGTCAACTTTACTGAATTTGATCGGTATGCTCGACCGACCCTCGGCCGGAGAATATTACTTTTTGGATGAGCCAGTACATAAATTCAATGAAAGGAAAACCTCCAAGATCCATAAGGAGCATATTGGTTTCATTTTCCAGGCTTATCACCTGATCGATGAACTCAATGTTTATGAGAACATTGAAACGCCATTGTTGTACCGTGGTGTCAAGAAAAAGGAACGTGCCAGCATGGTGGCGGAAATGCTTGATCGTTTTCAGATGGTGGCGAAAAAAGACCTGTTTCCTGAACAGTTGTCCGGAGGTCAGCAACAGCTGGTAGGTATAGCTCGCGCAATCATTGGTAAACCCAAGCTTCTCCTGGCAGATGAGCCCACTGGAAACCTACATTCGGAGCAAGGAGAAGAGATCATGAGAATCTTCACCGAGCTGAATAAAGAAGGTATGTCCATCATTCAGGTAACGCACTCCGAAAAGAATGCAGAGTTCGGGTCCAGAACCATCAGACTAGAGGATGGAACGGTAACGAGTTAA
- a CDS encoding queuosine precursor transporter codes for MSNNVEKKKQNLFIILTAIFLTNAVLAEMIGNKIFSFEETVGLTPNTINIFGFYPSFNLTAGVVIWPVVFIFTDIANEYFGKRGVRKMSLLAVGMITYSFFVIWIVSGLSPAEFWLNVNATDDAGNPFNVNFAFNKIFIQSNRIIVGSLVAFMVGQLLDVLVFQKLRKLANGKMIWLRATGSTLISQLVDSFVVLFLAFYFLAPSGTSWSVGQVLSVGTSNYIYKFVVALSITPLIYLAHWVIDRYLGDAAEQIKEEASSQGFL; via the coding sequence ATGAGCAATAACGTCGAAAAGAAAAAACAGAACTTATTCATCATCCTTACTGCAATCTTTCTGACCAATGCGGTGCTCGCAGAAATGATTGGCAATAAGATCTTCTCTTTTGAAGAAACCGTGGGCTTAACACCCAATACCATCAATATTTTTGGGTTTTATCCTAGTTTCAACCTTACTGCGGGGGTCGTGATCTGGCCAGTTGTTTTCATCTTCACCGACATTGCCAACGAATATTTTGGCAAACGAGGTGTCAGAAAGATGTCCTTGTTAGCAGTAGGTATGATCACGTATTCCTTCTTCGTGATCTGGATTGTATCAGGCCTGAGCCCTGCTGAATTCTGGCTCAATGTGAATGCAACGGATGATGCAGGAAACCCGTTCAATGTCAATTTTGCCTTTAACAAGATTTTCATACAAAGCAATCGGATCATTGTCGGATCATTAGTCGCTTTTATGGTGGGTCAATTGTTGGATGTATTGGTCTTTCAAAAACTAAGGAAACTGGCCAATGGCAAAATGATATGGCTCAGAGCCACAGGATCTACACTTATCTCGCAGCTGGTGGACAGCTTTGTAGTTTTGTTCCTTGCCTTTTACTTTCTGGCTCCAAGCGGTACCAGTTGGTCGGTGGGACAAGTCTTGTCAGTAGGAACTTCTAACTACATCTACAAGTTTGTCGTCGCCTTGAGTATCACGCCACTGATCTATTTGGCACATTGGGTCATAGATCGCTACCTTGGTGATGCCGCAGAGCAAATTAAGGAAGAAGCCTCTTCTCAAGGCTTCCTCTGA
- a CDS encoding ribonuclease Z, whose translation MSIALQILGSNSAAFAHGRHQTSQVLKIQDQYVLIDCGEGTQLLMRKHQVKISKINIIVISHLHGDHYYGLIGLLSTLHLFGRKKDLMLIGPPGLSDVISLQLKYSETSLNFKINFTEWEPGETRLVVDHPKFTITTIPLEHRVPCSGYLFQEKPKKRRIDKTRLPDKLPPSEIYKLKCGEDLTDEAGNILHKNEDVTLDPLRALSYAFCSDTRYKPELITNIQGVDMLYHEATFTSEMEERAKNTYHSTARQAATLAKDAQVGRLLIGHFSTRYRNLEPVLKEALEVFEKTEIAAEGHIFEIDEQ comes from the coding sequence TTGTCGATCGCACTACAAATACTCGGCTCGAATTCGGCCGCCTTCGCTCACGGTAGACATCAAACTTCTCAAGTCCTTAAAATACAGGACCAGTATGTCTTGATCGATTGTGGAGAAGGCACGCAACTGCTGATGCGTAAACATCAGGTGAAGATCTCCAAGATCAACATCATCGTGATCAGTCATCTTCACGGAGATCACTATTATGGACTCATTGGGTTGTTGTCTACATTGCATCTTTTTGGGCGAAAGAAGGACCTGATGCTTATAGGACCTCCCGGATTGTCAGATGTGATCAGCCTACAATTGAAGTATTCAGAGACTTCACTGAACTTCAAAATCAACTTTACCGAGTGGGAACCGGGCGAAACCCGACTGGTTGTAGACCACCCTAAGTTCACGATCACGACCATTCCTCTGGAGCACAGGGTTCCCTGTTCAGGTTATCTGTTTCAGGAAAAGCCAAAAAAACGTCGCATCGACAAGACCAGACTTCCGGATAAACTTCCACCTTCGGAAATCTACAAGCTTAAATGCGGAGAGGACCTGACGGACGAAGCAGGTAATATTCTTCACAAAAACGAAGACGTGACGCTAGATCCGCTACGAGCATTGAGCTACGCTTTTTGTTCGGACACCCGCTACAAACCGGAATTGATCACAAACATTCAGGGAGTAGACATGTTGTATCATGAGGCCACCTTCACCAGCGAAATGGAAGAAAGGGCCAAAAACACCTATCATTCTACGGCAAGACAAGCAGCTACTTTGGCTAAAGATGCCCAGGTAGGGCGATTGTTGATCGGACATTTTTCTACGCGTTACAGAAATCTGGAACCGGTTTTGAAAGAAGCCCTGGAAGTCTTTGAAAAGACGGAAATCGCTGCTGAAGGTCATATCTTTGAAATTGATGAGCAATAA
- a CDS encoding STAS domain-containing protein, translating into MKFSVDRQDKYTIIKLDEEKLDTTIAPEVKSELVKLESDGVENLIINLGNVKYSDSSGLSALLVANRLFGNKGSFVLCEVQEHVLKLIKISQLHKVMEITPTQEEAVDMVFMNALEKGFNDESAE; encoded by the coding sequence ATGAAATTTTCAGTAGATAGACAAGACAAATACACCATCATAAAACTGGATGAGGAGAAACTGGATACAACCATCGCACCTGAGGTAAAATCCGAGTTGGTGAAATTAGAGTCAGACGGTGTAGAGAACTTGATCATCAACCTGGGTAATGTCAAGTATTCAGATTCTTCAGGATTGAGTGCTTTGCTGGTGGCCAACCGACTCTTCGGCAATAAAGGTTCTTTTGTACTTTGTGAGGTACAGGAGCATGTATTGAAATTGATCAAAATCAGCCAATTACATAAGGTAATGGAAATCACCCCTACCCAGGAAGAAGCGGTAGATATGGTATTCATGAACGCACTGGAAAAAGGATTCAACGACGAATCGGCAGAATAA
- a CDS encoding phosphoribosylaminoimidazolesuccinocarboxamide synthase — translation MENGIASTTFQFPGQTDKYTGKVREVYSFGKHVAMVATDRISAFDVVLPRPIPFKGQVLNQIAGHFLTNTKDIVPNWVLSIPDPNVTYGLKCEPFPVEMVIRGYLAGHAWREYKAGKRKICGVDMPQGMKENDRFPVPLITPTTKAHEGHDEDISREVILSQGLVNEELYFQLERYTRELFTRGTEEAQKKGLILVDTKYEFGLYDGQIYLIDEIHTPDSSRYFYADSYQELLDKNQPQRQLSKEFVREWLMEHGFQGKEGQTMPTMDDPFVNSVSARYIELFEKITGRKFEKAPQEDISTRIENNILKAIQEDL, via the coding sequence ATGGAAAACGGAATCGCTTCAACCACATTTCAATTCCCTGGCCAGACAGACAAGTACACAGGCAAAGTTCGTGAAGTCTACAGCTTTGGTAAGCACGTGGCCATGGTGGCCACGGATCGCATTTCTGCTTTTGATGTGGTTTTGCCACGCCCTATTCCATTCAAAGGTCAGGTACTGAACCAAATTGCTGGTCACTTTCTGACAAACACAAAGGATATCGTCCCGAATTGGGTATTGTCCATCCCCGATCCAAACGTGACTTATGGCTTGAAATGTGAGCCCTTTCCTGTAGAAATGGTCATCAGAGGTTATCTCGCAGGCCACGCATGGAGAGAGTATAAGGCAGGCAAAAGGAAAATTTGCGGAGTGGATATGCCCCAAGGCATGAAAGAAAATGATCGTTTTCCGGTACCCCTAATTACACCGACCACCAAGGCCCATGAGGGACATGATGAAGACATCTCCCGGGAAGTCATTCTTTCTCAGGGCTTAGTTAATGAGGAATTATATTTCCAGTTGGAGCGTTATACCCGTGAGCTATTTACCAGGGGTACGGAAGAAGCCCAAAAGAAGGGATTGATCCTGGTTGACACCAAGTATGAATTTGGTCTTTATGATGGCCAAATCTATTTGATCGATGAGATCCATACGCCTGATTCCTCCAGGTACTTTTATGCGGACTCCTATCAGGAACTATTAGATAAGAATCAACCGCAGAGACAGTTATCGAAAGAGTTTGTTCGGGAATGGTTGATGGAGCATGGTTTTCAAGGGAAAGAAGGACAGACGATGCCAACGATGGATGATCCGTTTGTAAACTCCGTATCAGCACGTTATATTGAGCTCTTCGAAAAAATCACAGGAAGAAAATTCGAAAAAGCACCACAAGAAGACATCAGCACACGTATAGAAAATAACATCTTAAAAGCGATTCAGGAAGATCTCTGA